From one Oxyura jamaicensis isolate SHBP4307 breed ruddy duck chromosome 15, BPBGC_Ojam_1.0, whole genome shotgun sequence genomic stretch:
- the ANHX gene encoding anomalous homeobox protein has product MKRFMAMLRRNKHKDPPPTKLLELAGQLCQDLQSSSPNLEKLVGAVMRCKQKMHFLSNIHIVRACVFVHIRNGQHDTACRLLECCRAEEKEELVQLWHEIHYHRVMEKHHRDFLTPLQKFRCRKRNPPPISLCPEGLKNRNYSDEVRQQLYKFAAEVTTNPSKKQREGLAQDMNLQPAQVYNWFANYRRRQKSRIRREAKLNYLCPEGTLTHHAKEQQDRGSYTPQTAGGSYVGIGSEQTEINLMPCDPGWEQSATDLDKSPEGMYLKMLESSFIQSSALCEPRTSKAMTTHVTEQPVAFFSEAVLEPGTCFNSAVLQPREAGSSTDAGPQLDNFVVCSCGSLIFPGERLAMGQAPSNTTGVSGSTWTPNIEVPIRLWLASLSAHQFLHPARKKAKPWDKARCWRIQLVTH; this is encoded by the exons ATGAAGCGGTTCATGGCCATGTTAAGGAGGAACAAACACAAGGATCCCCCACCCACCAAGCTGCTGGAGCTAGCGGGACAGCTTTGCCAGGACCTCCAGAGCTCATCCCCTAATCTGGAGAAGCTGGTTGGGGCCGTGATGAGATGCAAacaaaagatgcattttctcTCTAACATCCACATTGTCCGAGCTTGTGTGTTTGTCCACATCCGCAATGGGCAGCATGACACAGCCTGCAGGCTCCTGGAG TGTTGCAGggcagaagagaaggaggagctGGTGCAACTTTGGCATGAGATTCACTACCATAGGGTTATGGAGAAGCACCACAGAGATTTTCTGACACCACTGCAGAAATTTCGTTGCAGGAAGAG GAATCCTCCACCTATTTCCCTTTGTCCTGAGGGCTTGAAAAATCGAAATTATTCAGATGAAGTACGCCAGCAACTGTACAAATTTGCTGCAGAGGTGACAACAAATccaagcaagaaacaaagg GAGGGATTGGCTCAGGACATGAACCTGCAGCCAGCTCAGGTCTATAACTGGTTTGCAAATTATCGACGACGTCAAAAATCCCGCATCCGTCGTGAGGCAAAGCTTAACTACTTGTGCCCTGAGGGGACCTTGACGCACCATGCAAAGGAGCAGCAGGATAGAGGATCCTACACTCCACAAACTGCAG GTGGATCTTATGTAGGCATTGGCTCTGAGCAGACGGAGATAAACCTCATGCCCTGCGACCCAGGGTGGGAGCAGTCAGCTACAGACCTGGATAAGTCTCCAGAAGGAATGTATTTAAAGATGCTGGAATCCAG CTTTATTCAGAGCAGTGCACTGTGCGAACCAAGGACAAGCAAGGCGATGACGACTCACGTCACTGAACAACCCGTAGCTTTTTTCAGTGAAGCTGTGCTGGAACCAGGAACCTGCTTTAactctgctgtcctgcagcccagAGAAGCAGGAAGCAGTACTGATGCTGGCCCCCAACTGGATAACTTTGTTGTGTGCTCTTGTGGGTCCCTTATCTTCCCAGGTGAACGTCTGGCCATGGGGCAGGCCCCTTCCAACACCACAGGAGTCTCTGGCTCCACGTGGACCCCAAATATAGAAG ttcccATCAGACTGTGGCTGGCAAGCCTCAGTGCCCACCAGTTTCTGCACCCTGCACGGAAGAAAGCCAAGCCATGGGACAAGGCCAG GTGCTGGAGGATCCAGTTGGTGACCCATTAA